The following are encoded in a window of Vigna unguiculata cultivar IT97K-499-35 chromosome 8, ASM411807v1, whole genome shotgun sequence genomic DNA:
- the LOC114194864 gene encoding cation/H(+) antiporter 15-like: protein MTDTVPACYNVSIVNPNQFWKIDKVLKTELPILAIQVAFVAVLSRLFSIIYKPLHQTRLISQISVGFLLTPPLLGRFTTIFEFIFPVNGVVNVEVLSHIGLIYYAFLSGLEMNLNTILNVNKKAASIAIAGIVFPILVAPCLYALFRNVYGHVMMFPLEESKNNAYILWTLILTVTGFPVVAHTLSELKLLYTGLGKAALTAAMIGDTYGWILFTLFVPFSINGKRAIYTVLSTITFVVVCIFVVRPLIQWFIDRKEDKDEWNDNQLLFIIMGVLACSCISDFLGAHAIVGAFVFGLILPHGKFAELVMSISDDFVSGFLVPLFFTGTGMRLMLIAIFSQESWPFIVVIILLLCALKILSTLFVTFFFGMRIRDGLTLGLILNNKGTMALIMLNIAWDRTIFSIPTYSVITSAVLLMTIVVSPVINAIYKPRQIFEQNKLKTIQKLRVDAELRFIACVHNTRQAASMISIIECFNATRVSPLHIFALYLVELTGRAAALVAAHIGKPRSQLGEQNLTRSQEELESIHNTFDALGEAYDAVRVETLNVVSAYTTIHEDIYHSADENRTSLILLPFHKQLGLEGTLEVTSVAYKDINQNVMQGAPCSVGIFVDRDFGLVPKMNLHIRVVFVGGPDDREALAIAWRMAGRSGTKLSVVRILLLGEAAKVDASVHDEAQGILSAVIDTDRQKELDEEYISTFRLTAVNNSDSISYSEIDVHSGEDIPVVLNEIEKLGCDIYIVGQGNCRNSKVFSNLMEWCECLELGVIGDILVSNNFGSRSSVLVVQQYGYGGMAFGNNLNQKATNKGTFESIV, encoded by the exons ATGACGGACACAGTACCTGCATGTTACAACGTATCTATAGTTAATCCTAATCAATTTTGGAAAATCGATAAGGTCTTGAAAACAGAGCTCCCTATTCTGGCGATTCAAGTTGCTTTTGTTGCTGTGTTATCTCGTCTCTTTTCCATAATCTACAAACCTCTGCATCAAACTCGTCTCATTTCACAAATCTCT GTTGGTTTCCTACTGACACCGCCATTACTTGGAAGATTCACGACAATTTTTGAGTTCATTTTTCCGGTAAATGGGGTCGTCAATGTCGAGGTGCTTTCCCACATTGGTCTCATTTATTATGCATTCCTTAGTGGATTGGAGATGAACTTAAATACCATTCTAAATGTGAACAAGAAGGCTGCAAGCATCGCAATTGCTGGGATCGTCTTTCCCATACTCGTTGCACCATGCTTATATGCTTTGTTTCGAAACGTTTACGGACATGTTATGATGTTTCCCCTTGAGGAAAGTAAAAATAATGCTTATATACTTTGGACTTTAATTCTCACTGTTACTGGTTTTCCTGTGGTAGCACATACACTTTCTGAGCTTAAGCTCCTTTATACTGGTCTTGGCAAAGCAGCCTTAACAGCAGCTATGATTGGTGACACGTATGGTTGGattcttttcactttatttgtTCCATTTTCAATTAATGGTAAAAGAGCTATCTACACTGTGTTATCCACGATAACATTTGTTGTTGTGTGCATCTTTGTGGTACGCCCACTCATTCAATGGTTTATTGATCGCAAGGAAGACAAAGATGAATGGAATGATAACCAATTGCTCTTTATAATCATGGGGGTCTTAGCTTGTTCGTGTATTTCAGATTTTCTTGGTGCACATGCCATTGTTGGGGCTTTTGTTTTTGGATTAATTTTACCACATGGGAAATTTGCTGAATTGGTCATGTCAATTTCAGATGATTTTGTTAGCGGCTTTTTAGTACCCCTTTTCTTTACTGGAACTGGGATGAGACTTATGTTGATCGCAATTTTCTCCCAAGAAAGCTGGCCCTTTATAGTTGTGATTATACTCTTGTTGTGTGCTCTAAAGATTTTAAGCACTTTATTTGTCACCTTTTTCTTCGGTATGCGTATTCGAGATGGTTTGACCTTGGGCttgattttgaataataaagGCACCATGGCATTAATAATGTTGAACATTGCTTGGGATAGAACG ATATTTTCTATACCTACCTATTCCGTTATAACTTCCGCCGTTCTTCTGATGACCATAGTTGTGTCTCCCGTCATCAATGCCATATATAAACCAAGACAAATATTTGAACAGAACAAGCTAAAGACCATACAAAAACTAAGAGTTGATGCAGAGCTCCGATTTATAGCATGTGTTCACAATACTCGCCAAGCTGCAAGCATGATTAGCATAATTGAATGTTTTAATGCCACAAGAGTTTCCCCTTTGCATATTTTTGCCTTGTACCTTGTCGAACTTACTGGACGTGCTGCTGCCCTGGTTGCTGCACATATAGGGAAGCCTAGGAGCCAACTCGGAGAACAAAACCTGACTAGGTCACAAGAAGAGTTAGAAAGCATTCACAACACATTTGATGCACTTGGAGAGGCATATGACGCTGTTAGAGTTGAGACCTTAAATGTGGTTTCAGCATATACAACTATTCATGAAGACATATACCACTCAGCAGATGAGAATCGCACAAGCTTAATTCTTCTTCCATTTCACAAACAATTAGGTTTAGAAGGTACTCTAGAAGTAACCAGTGTTGCATACAAAGATATAAACCAAAATGTAATGCAAGGTGCTCCCTGTTCCGTGGGAATATTTGTTGATCGTGATTTTGGGTTAGTTCCcaaaatgaaccttcacattcGTGTGGTCTTTGTTGGGGGCCCTGATGACCGTGAAGCCTTAGCCATTGCATGGAGGATGGCAGGACGTTCGGGAACAAAACTCTCAGTAGTTCGAATTCTTTTGTTGGGTGAAGCAGCAAAAGTAGATGCTTCAGTTCACGATGAAGCACAAGGGATATTATCTGCGGTAATAGATACAGACAGGCAAAAAGAGTTAGATGAAGAGTATATAAGCACATTTAGACTTACAGCAGTTAACAATAGCGATTCAATATCCTACTCAGAGATTGATGTTCATAGTGGTGAAGATATTCCTGTAGTCCTCaatgaaatagaaaaacttGGTTGTGATATTTACATAGTTGGTCAAGGAAATTGCAGGAACTCTAAGGTCTTCTCAAATTTGATGGAGTGGTGTGAGTGCTTGGAA
- the LOC114194865 gene encoding protein DOWN-REGULATED IN DIF1 11-like — protein sequence MATFNKFCVIVVLTISLTLMVKRGVSREMIWEANDAARPLSSYEQYLQNCAAKLYPDCGVNIFSAIFFGNDTVTCECCDKLVNDVGKQCHDDMTKYILQRPDYRTKKNQILCKSDSVWNDCVSLESPALEPVAATFTDSVAHQSHLFM from the coding sequence ATGGCTACATTCAACAAATTTTGTGTCATAGTAGTTCTTACAATTAGCCTTACTTTAATGGTGAAAAGAGGAGTTTCAAGAGAGATGATTTGGGAAGCAAATGATGCAGCAAGGCCATTGTCATCATACGAacaatatttacaaaactgTGCTGCTAAGTTGTACCCAGATTGTGGTGTTAATATTTTCTCAGCTATATTTTTTGGTAACGACACCGTTACTTGTGAATGCTGTGACAAGCTTGTGAATGATGTAGGAAAACAATGCCACGATGATATGACAAAATACATTTTGCAAAGGCCAGATTATAGGACAAAGAAGAATCAGATCCTTTGTAAAAGTGATAGTGTTTGGAATGATTGTGTTTCTCTCGAAAGCCCTGCGCTTGAACCCGTTGCTGCAACCTTTACTGATTCCGTTGCTCATCAATCACACTTATTCatgtga